The Setaria viridis chromosome 6, Setaria_viridis_v4.0, whole genome shotgun sequence genome includes the window AAAtccgccacggccaccacctcctccgcctccgccaaagTTTTCCTCAAAAAGTACTGGTGTAATGAAGAGGGCACCACAGGTCGCAGAGCTCTACCATTCACTTATGAGAAGGGACTCAAAAAAGGATACTTCCAGTGGTGGAGTCTGTGAAGCTGCTAACTCTGCTAATGTGCGGAGTAGCATGATTGGTGAAATTGAGAACCGCTCTTCCCATTTGCAGGCAGTAAGTAGTGCACTCAGTCTTGCTTATCGAAATACGGTGACAATACAAATAGTATTAATTTGTTGGTTCTGGCACTAACTGTGTACTTTATTCCTTTTTCAGATCAAGGCGGATGTTGAGACTCAAGGTGAATTTGTGAAATCATTGATTAAGGAGGTGACTAATGCAGCCTACAAAGATATCGAAGATGTGGTTGCATTTGTGAAGTGGCTAGATGATGAACTTGGCTTCCTAGTATGTATATTCCGATATGATTGATTTCTGAGTAATCATTTTCAATTGCAGCAGTCACTTAAattattcctttttttaattTCCTCACATGAAGGTGGATGAGAGAGCAGTGTTAAAGCATTTTGATTGGCCTGAGAGGAAGGCAGACACTCTACGAGAGGCAGCTTTCGGCTACCAGGACCTGAAAAAATTGGAATCAGAAGTTTCAAACTACAAAGATGATCCACGCCTACCCTGTGACATTGCACTGAAGAAAATGGTTACAGTATCTGAAAAGTATGACCTAGTTTACTTAAATATACAATGAACATGCGTCCATTTGATAATTATTTCAGGTAACGAAACAAGGTACTGATAATTTGATTGGCATTCTTAATTCAGGACTGAGCGAGGCGTCTACAACCTTCTGAGGACAAGAGATGCTATGATGAGGCAGTGCAAGGAGTTCAATATTCCTACTGACTGGATGCTTGATAACAATCTTATTAGCAAGGTAAATGTTCTAAGTTGGACTGCCCCCTGCAGGTTTAAATTCTAAGTGTACTCTTTCATCAGCTAATAAAACTGCAAATGGCCTTGTCAGAATTACACTACTTCACTGGAATGAATGATAGCTTGCTGTCCATTACTTTTAGGCATGCTTTGCATGATGGCTACTAAAAGTTCAATGGTGACAGAGACATTGTAAATACctcttatttttcctttttacttGAAGAGCCTCATAATCCTAAATGGAGAAATCTACTGTGATTTTCTCTAGTTTCCTTGAGAATGCTGAAACTATTGCTTTTGAGCACTGTTGCTTAAGGAATGCTATCAGTCTCTCAGGAGTCTTTGATCCCTTGTCAGCAATTGCAGATTATATTCCTGCCATTATTCATGAAAGCCTATAACGCAACACCAGCTTGTGAAAGACCTGCTGTTCTATCTATTTATATTGCTGGAGTATTCCCTTATGTTTTCTGCTTGGTGGCTGCAGATAAAGTTTGCTTCTGTGAAATTAGCGAAGATGTACATGAAAAGGGTCGCTATGGAGCTTCAGTACATGGGACCTCTGAACAAGGATCCAGCCCTGGAGTATATGCTGCTTCAGGCTGTCAGATTTGCTTTCAGGATGCATCAGGTAACACATTGTAGCAAAAGGGAAACTCCCATGCATGTAGCTATTGATCAGACTAGCAATCATTCTTTGCTAACATCATTACCACATACAGATGCATTTCTCATATCTTTATTTCCAACCACTAAGTTATTCAACAGAATCATTTTCATATGGCGCTCGTCTGCAAGAAGCTGTTGTTTTGTCAAATCTGCAAGCTCTCTGTCATTTATATCTAAACTATCGCTCATTTTTGCAGTTTGCTGGTGGTTTCGACCCAGAGACCATGGATGCATTTGAAGAGCTGAGGAACCTTGTTCATGTCAGAAATAGCACCCAGTAGCTAGGATGCAGCGCCACAAGCTGGTCAATGTAGTGTTGTgggaaaaagagagagactAATTTCAGCTTACCCTCTCAGTAAGCATAACAGACAGTTGGCTTTTGGTAATGTGATGTTTGTAGGATTGTTGTGCCGTGTGCATTCTGTGTAATATATGAGCTCTTTTACATGTGTGTAGTGGGCTGAAGAGGCCTGCTGGCAGTGGGCTTGTGTAGGATTTTGTAGCAACCTTGCTGGAAAATAGAAAAATGCGTCGGAACATGCTCTTCGTGTGGATTGGTGGGCACCGAGCAGTGTTGGTTATCTTTGTCTCATGGAATTTTGAATCCATGCGTGATCAAAAGACCAGGTCATGGATGGTTTCTGAAATTCACACGCTTTCTTGCCGTTCAATCACCTGAAATGATGAGATTCTCGGGGGCGCAGCTGTTACCGTGTCCATTGGCCTATAATGTTTGAGAACAGTTCAGGTTTTCCCGTATCACAAAAGTTCACGAAAAATTCAACACAAAATATGAATGGATAGATGATAGAAGGGTGCATGTTCATGCAAAAATTAGTGTTGAGCAAAATTTTTATGAAAATTTACACCAATTTGAAAAAATGTGGCCTGTAAAATTTGGATCCAACGGGTGTTGCAAGAGGTAATATTTGGAACAGTGTAAGTGCACAACACAACCCGCATCGGGGACTTGGAACTGAAAAGTGGAAACGGACTCTCCTCAACCGACACGAGGGGGCTTGAAACTGGAAAGTGGAACGGACTCTCCTCAACCGACACGAGGGGGCTGGAAGTCGAAAGTGGAAACGGACTCCTCAACCGACACGATTCCACGGCGATCTCCAAATTTACTTTAGTACCCCCGGTTGCTTCGCGCGGGATGAGGTTTCCTTCCGATCCTCGCGCCCCAgtttcctcctccgccgccgcccgtagcCGTCGCCTCGGCCTCAGCGGCTCACCCTCCGGCAACCCCACCTTGATCCTGCCACCCGCTTCGTTGCCAGCCATTGCGGGGTGGGACCGGCGAGAAATCTCGTCGCCGCAGCGGCCAGGCCTTCGTCGAGGAgtccgccgtgccgccgccgccgccgcgtcacaGCAGGTACCAACCAATCCTTGCCTCCTCGCGGCTGAGCGCTTGCTTGTTTGGGGGTTTTGTAGCTTCAGTGCTTGCTTCGTAGTCATTGATCGTCCGTGGAGTCGTGGACTCAGGGCATCTGTTGCTTAGCTGAACCGTCGGAAGCCTAGCCCATGGTTAACTCACCCAGCCGAATTTTCGGGATTTGTTGTACTTGTACCATGAATAATCGTGGTAAAGTAAAATCATGGACGAGGAGAAATCTAGCCAGTGATGATCGTGGTAAAAGCCGCGCGCAGTTTGATTTGTTGTAGCATGCCATAAACTGGGCGATACTTTGTTTTAAACTATAGTGGATGTTACTGACGAAGGCATGATTCCCGTAGAATACTTGTGAAATTATTTCAAATGTACATACATTTGGCTATGAATTGAACTCAAAGCCTCAAACCGAAGCATGATCATGGTAACTTCTACGTTCTGCGACATAGATATGTGTCACAGATCCAATCCATTTTTCATATTGGGAAATTAACATGTAGAATGCTTTGTTTTGTTACTCTAATCATCGACCCTCTCACAGGCAACGCATTAGTTTGAAGTCATGGCCTCACTCTGCTGGGCCCCTACTCGACCTCCTATCAATGTCCCCGTCCGCCCTACCATAAGCGTGGCACAGGCTGCAAGGATTGCAGGTGCGTCGAAACACACGTGCTTATTTGTGAAATCTAGGATTTTTTGCACTCTGATTCATGCAGTCTGTATGGGGGTTATTTCTTGTGTATTGTGTCCATGCCTACATGCGTTTGCGTGAGGTTCAGTTGGGTTTCAGGGATCCTTCTTTCCTGTCATTCATATCTAGGGAAGTCAAATAAATACTTAAAATTCATCTGCACCCACTATAGGTAGATGAACTTCTACACTTCAAAAATATTCTCCTAAAATTTATACAGGCATATCGTGCCAAATGCTGCACACCTGACAAAAAATTAGGTAATAGTATATTTATGTGTactggacaaaaaaaaaaaagagatgaggcatgatctctctctctctctctctctctctctctctgttttttttatgtGCATATACAATTTTTGGTGAACTCTTGAAGTGTGTAGGTTCATCTATCTTAGTAATGTAGAACCATGCATTGTAGCATTGGATTTTGTTGCTTAATAGTTAAAACTAATTATTGTTCTGCAGAGTTGGTCATAATCAATTAAACTAAAAAGCTGTAGAGTATGTGCATGACTCCTAGTTCTTTTGAAATTCTCGTGTTCGAAATAATACATGAACTCAAATATAACTGAAGTAGATACCAGAAATTTTAATTCATTTTTCTCACCAGAGGAAGCATCTAGAATGTGTTTTCTCTTAACCTGATTATCTATCATATGCAGGCTATGGGACTGCATTTGCAATCATGGCAAGAAGCATATCTAGACCACTTTCTCTTAGATCGCCATCTGGAGGTAGCACAACCAATTGGAAATGTCAGGGCACTAGGAGGCCTCCCTCAGTAGTATCGATGGTTCAAAACCATCAAGCCAAGACACCAGCATTTGCTAGTCTACGCGCAGTGCATAGTCCTGCGCCTGCACCCTTACCTGGTTCCAAATCTATACTTCCCAGCAGATCATCAAGAGGACAAAAGAATGCTTCTCTTGTCACCAGGGTGACGCTCAATAGTTTCACTGGGGAGATTATGAACATTGTTGCACTTGCACGAGAGGAAACGCAGCACCTAGTTCTCAAGATTGGAAGCAACCAAATGCTATGGAGCCACATTTCACAGTGCATTTGCATTTTTCTCTTGGACCTCATACTCAATGCGGTAAATTATATTCAAATAAAGTATTTTGCCTCTTTACCTATATCACTCTTGATAACATTTTTATTCTTAGTCAATTGATAATCATAAACTTGTCTTGCATCTCAGGCTTTCCAAATCATCGATGGTAGAGTTGGGAGAGGAAGAAGCGAGACTTCTTTGAAAACTCAAAGCAGTGAAACTTCTGCTAAAACAAAAGGCAAGAAGTCCACACCCACACTTGATGAGTATGGAACTAATCTAACAAATTTAGCAAAGGAGGTACTTTTCTGGACTTATTAGAGTGCAACACAATCCATAATGTTCTGGGACATTAATTATAATTTGATCATGTTATTTACTCTAGGGAAAGTTGGATCCTGTTGTCGGAAGACAAAAACAGATCGATCAAGTTGTACAAATTTTAAGCAGAAAGGGGAAGAACAATCCCTGTCTGATTGGAGAGCCAGGAGTAGGAAAAACAGCAGCAGTGGAAGGGCTTGCCCAGCTCATTGCCAGGGGGGATGTTCCTGAAACGATGCAAGGGAAAAAGGTCAATACTCCTTGTTATTTAGGGCCTCTATTGTGATTTGTTTTGTCTTGATTCTATTTGATTGTTATTTCAAACAACAAACTGTTTTACATACAAGTTAGATGTATGGAAAGGAGTACCTATTTATGTTGGTTAGATTTATAAGATGCTGCAGTGCTGTTTTTCCTTTCGTGTTTGTTTTGCCCAGTTTGCACTTCTAAGCCTATGAATTTTTCCATTTAATAGGCTTTAATCGCTATGAATTTGTAAGCTACTATCCTTGGATGAATTTCTTTGAAGACATACATCCAGATGAATAAATTAGTTCATTAATATGCAAATTTACcgaaaataaattaaattctGATATAGGGCCAATGTGatgattttcttttgctttATTTGACCTGTCCTGCAAAACATGAGATGGGGTGGTCACTGGTCAGTAATTAATTCTGGTTTCCAAAACTTCATCAATGGTAGGTTATCTCCGTTGACATGGGACGTTTTCTTGCTGGTACAAAATACCGtggagagtttgaagaaagaCTAAAGAATCTTCTTGAAGAAATCAAGAAGTGTGGTGATATAATACTATTCCTCGATGAAGTTCACACCCTAgtaggagcaggagcagcggcggaAGGCGCTATTGATGCTGCTAACATTTTGAAGCCAGCACTAGCTAGAGGCGAATTACAGGTCAGCATATCACGTTTGACCTGACATGTGGGAATATTTTCTGTTCAATTTGTTTAACTAAGGTTCTCACTGACGTTGATGGTTGTCAGTGTATTGGAGCCACTACGACTGATGAATACATGAAACATATTGAGAAGGACCCAGCGCTGGAAAGGCGTTTTCGACAGGTGAAAGTTCCTGAGCCAACAGTCGATGAAGCCAGAGAAATTCTAGAAGGGCTTCGAGAGCGATATGAAACCCATCATAAAGTCCAATACGCCGATGAAGCACTGACTACAGCTGCTGAGCTCTCGCACAAGTACATCAGGTCTGTTACTCTAAGAAAGGAGCTATGGTATCAGTGAATGTTGTTCCATATTCTAAGAAAGGAGCTATGGCTTCGAGAGTGAACGTTCATAATTTTGACAGCATCTTCTGTTTGCAGTGATCGTTTTCTTCCGGACAAGGCCATTGACTTGATTGACGAGGCAGGATCCCTTGTCCGTCTACGACATGCCCAGGTACAAACGGTCACAAATGTACCATCATTCTTTTGTTATCTCTAACTCTCGCATGCATTTTTACGAAAAAATATCAATCTGAACTGATCCACAGCGGAAGCTATCCAAGGAAGTTAAAGATCTTGAAACAGAGCTCCAGAAAATCATGGAGGAGAAGAACGATGCCATTCACAGCCAGAACTTTAAAAGGGTAATAATGATACACATGGATTTTGTTGCTTCATGAACAGACGATTGCATTTCTCTGGGTCGTCTCGTCTTCTCCAATTGCTGAAACATGTGACTGATATGACGATCTGAATGATATGCAATCAGGCGAAGGAGCTTCGCGATCGTGAACTGGAGCTAAACTCCCAGATCATAGCTCTGAGCGGCAAGAGCAAAGAGATGACCAACGATGAGGTGAATCCTGGCATGTCAGCAGTGCCGGTGGTCACCAAAGAAGACATTCGCCACATCGTGTCCCTCTGGACCGGCGTGCCTGTCCGCGAAGTCTCCACTGACGAAACCAACAAGCTGCTCAAGATGGAGGAGGCCCTGCACCGGCACATCGTCGGCCAGGACGAGGCCGTCACGGCGATAAGCCGCGCCATCCGGCGCGCCCGTGTGGGGCTCAACGATCCGCGCCGGCCGATCGCGAGCTTCGTCTTCGCCGGCCCGACCGGCGTCGGCAAGTCGGAGCTCGCCAAGACCCTCGCCGCCTACTACTACGGCTCGGAGGAGGCCATGGTCCGGCTGGACATGAGCGAGCTCATGGAGAGGCACGCGGTGTCGAAGCTGATCGGCTCGCCGCCGGGCTACCTCGGGCACGGTGACGGCGGCCAGCTGACGGaggccgtgcgccggcggccgTACTCGCTGGTCCTCTTCGACGAGGTCGAGAAG containing:
- the LOC117860219 gene encoding chaperone protein ClpC4, chloroplastic, translated to MASLCWAPTRPPINVPVRPTISVAQAARIAGYGTAFAIMARSISRPLSLRSPSGGSTTNWKCQGTRRPPSVVSMVQNHQAKTPAFASLRAVHSPAPAPLPGSKSILPSRSSRGQKNASLVTRVTLNSFTGEIMNIVALAREETQHLVLKIGSNQMLWSHISQCICIFLLDLILNAAFQIIDGRVGRGRSETSLKTQSSETSAKTKGKKSTPTLDEYGTNLTNLAKEGKLDPVVGRQKQIDQVVQILSRKGKNNPCLIGEPGVGKTAAVEGLAQLIARGDVPETMQGKKVISVDMGRFLAGTKYRGEFEERLKNLLEEIKKCGDIILFLDEVHTLVGAGAAAEGAIDAANILKPALARGELQCIGATTTDEYMKHIEKDPALERRFRQVKVPEPTVDEAREILEGLRERYETHHKVQYADEALTTAAELSHKYISDRFLPDKAIDLIDEAGSLVRLRHAQRKLSKEVKDLETELQKIMEEKNDAIHSQNFKRAKELRDRELELNSQIIALSGKSKEMTNDEVNPGMSAVPVVTKEDIRHIVSLWTGVPVREVSTDETNKLLKMEEALHRHIVGQDEAVTAISRAIRRARVGLNDPRRPIASFVFAGPTGVGKSELAKTLAAYYYGSEEAMVRLDMSELMERHAVSKLIGSPPGYLGHGDGGQLTEAVRRRPYSLVLFDEVEKAHRDVMNIMLQILDDGRLTDGMGRTVDFTNTLIIMTSNIGGAAIVAANGDGHGGDGSKDLVEEEMKRYFRPEFLNRLDDTIVFRPLTKVEVKEIAGIMVKDVAARIREVGVELLVTERFVDLVVAEGFDPSYGARPLRRAVVRLLEDTLADKMLDGEIMKGDSVIVDADAAGNVVVLGRDELVVELQPVAFAI